A DNA window from Centropristis striata isolate RG_2023a ecotype Rhode Island chromosome 10, C.striata_1.0, whole genome shotgun sequence contains the following coding sequences:
- the nfe2l2a gene encoding nuclear factor erythroid 2-related factor 2a — MMMEMEVTHSGQQDMELIDILWKQDIDLGARREVYDYNHRQKEHELRRQRELEEEKRQHLVLEQEKALLAQLQLDEETGEYIPRPPPSGPLQSTVTPLEVTQNVSFTEETGDTMSFDECLQLLAETFPVEETENASVCLDTTAASAPMMSPEQPALPPVTLSPGPLPPPPPQRMSPDLEQAWMELLSLPELQQCLNMQMEDTLETTTYPLPNSPEVQNPNYPFYPMTSLSDGETNSVNVCSPEFMNTFDVPAVAPPDNLSQLKAKAPQLNANFTAESFNDIFYPSAILEENSGQHGLEGHESNAMSDVPTKPPLTTVDLYSLSPGDALDRGKQNVMAELPDSDSGISSNISPSASSPEKSLYGDESFGYSDSDMEEMDHNPGSAESDYSEMFTLNFQPDDRNMAISLSAALEHAQQQQGKDPKQHKTDPAEEKGLNNAPFTKDKQKKRSEMRLSRDEQRAKALKIPFTVDMIINLPVDDFNEMMSKHQLSEAQLALVRDIRRRGKNKVAAQNCRKRKMENIVGLESNLDSLKDEKERLLSEKSQNITNLREMKQQLNSLYLEVFSMLRDEKGNGYSPSDYSLQQSTDGSIFLVPRTKKTFIKNEDNLVSPM; from the exons ATGATGATGGAAATGGAGGTGACGCATTCCGGTCAACAG GACATGGAGCTGATTGACATACTGTGGAAGCAGGACATTGATCTTGGCGCCCGGCGTGAAGTGTATGACTACAACCACCGTCAGAAAGAACATGAGCTGCGGAGGCAGCGGGAGCTcgaagaagagaagagacagCATCTGGTGCTGGAGCAGGAGAAGGCCCTGCTGGCACAGCTACAGCTCGACGAGGAAACGGGAGAGTACATACCCCGCCCGCCACCCAGCGGCCCACTGCAGTCGACTGTCACACCTCTAGAGGTTACACAG AATGTCAGCTTCACAGAAGAGACCGGTGACACCATGTCATTTGATGAATGTTTGCAGCTTCTGGCAGAGACATTTCCTGTAGAGGAAACTGAG AACGCTTCAGTTTGCCTTGACACAACCGCTGCCTCAGCACCCATGATGTCCCCCGAGCAGCCGGCTCTTCCACCGGTCACCCTCTCCCCAGGTccactaccaccaccaccaccacagagGATGTCCCCAGATTTGGAGCAGGCCTGGATGGAGCTTTTGTCCCTCCCTGAGCTGCAG CAATGCCTGAACATGCAGATGGAGGACACACTGGAGACCACAACGTATCCTCTTCCAAACAGCCCAGAAGTGCAGAATCCAAACTACCCTTTTTACCCCATGACCAGTCTATCAGACGGGGAAACAAACAGTGTGAATGTTTGCTCTcctgagttcatgaacacatttgATGTTCCAGCTGTTGCCCCACCAGACAATCTCAGCCAGCTGAAGGCAAAAGCTCCTCAGTTGAATGCCAACTTCACTGCAGAAAGCTTCAATGACATATTTTACCCCAGTGCTATTCTGGAAGAGAACAGTGGCCAACATGGCCTTGAAGGACATGAAAGTAACGCCATGTCTGATGTCCCGACCAAGCCTCCCTTGACAACAGTGGACCTTTACAGCCTCTCACCTGGAGATGCTTTAGACAGAGGCAAACAGAATGTGATGGCAGAATTGCCAGACTCAGATTCAGGAATCTCTTCCAACATAAGTCCAAGTGCTAGCTCACCAGAGAAGTCTTTGTATGGAGACGAGTCCTTTGGTTACAGCGATTCAGACATGGAGGAGATGGATCACAACCCTGGAAGTGCAGAATCTGACTACTCAGAGATGTTCACACTCAATTTCCAACCTGATGATAGAAACATGGCGATTTCGTTATCTGCAGCGTTAGAACATGCCCAACAGCAGCAGGGAAAGGACCCCAAACAACACAAGACAGACCCGGCGGAGGAGAAGGGCCTCAACAACGCCCCCTTCACCAAAGACAAGCAGAAGAAACGCTCGGAGATGCGTCTCTCCAGAGACGAGCAGAGGGCTAAGGCCCTCAAAATCCCTTTCACTGTTGACATGATTATCAATCTGCCTGTAGACGACTTCAACGAGATGATGTCGAAGCACCAACTGAGCGAGGCCCAGCTGGCCCTGGTCCGAGACATACGCCGCCGCGGCAAGAACAAGGTGGCTGCCCAGAACTGCCGCAAACGCAAGATGGAGAACATAGTGGGGCTGGAAAGCAACCTGGACTCGCTGAAGGACGAGAAGGAGCGTCTGCTGAGCGAGAAGAGCCAGAACATCACAAACCTGAGGGAAATGAAGCAGCAACTCAACAGCTTGTACCTGGAGGTCTTCAGCATGCTGAGAGACGAGAAGGGGAACGGCTACTCCCCCTCCGACTACTCCCTCCAGCAGTCCACCGACGGCAGCATCTTCCTCGTCCCTCGCACCAAAAAGACTTTCATCAAGAACGAGGACAACCTTGTGTCTCCCATGTAA
- the hnrnpa3 gene encoding heterogeneous nuclear ribonucleoprotein A3, whose protein sequence is MEDREAKEPEQLRKLFIGGLSFETTEESLRAHFEQWGTLTDCVVMRDPNSKRSRGFGFVTYSSVEEVDDAMKARPHKVDGRVVEPKRAVSREDSNKPGAHLTVKKIFVGGIKEDTEEYHIREHFEKYGKIECIDIMEERSTGKKRGFCFVSFDDHDTVDKIVAQKFHTINFHNCEVRKALSKQEMSAISTNRGGRSGGSGNFMGRGSNFGGGGNFGRGGYGGGRGGYGDDFDSGPGGNYGGGPGYGGGRGGYGGGGPGYGNQGGGFGGNCDGGYGGNDGGYGGGGNYNDFGNYGGQQSNYGPMKGNNFGGRNSGGPYGGGYGSGGGGGGGGYGSRRY, encoded by the exons ATGGAG GACCGTGAAGCTAAAGAACCCGAGCAGCTCCGAAAGCTGTTTATTGGAGGTCTGAGCTTTGAAACCACGGAGGAGAGTTTACGGGCCCATTTTGAACAATGGGGAACTCTCACGGACTGTGTG gTGATGAGGGACCCCAACAGCAAGCGATCAAGAGGGTTTGGCTTTGTGACATACTCTTCTGTGGAGGAGGTCGATGACGCAATGAAAGCAAGGCCTCATAAAGTGGACGGCAGGGTTGTTGAACCCAAGAGGGCCGTGTCCAGAGAG GACTCCAATAAACCAGGCGCCCATCTCACAGTGAAGAAGATCTTTGTCGGTGGCATCAAGGAGGACACTGAGGAGTACCACATTCGGGAGCATTTTGAGAAATATGGAAAGATTGAATGCATCGACATCATGGAGGAACGCTCCACCGGGAAGAAAAGAGGGTTCTGCTTTGTCTCCTTTGACGACCACGACACTGTAGACAAAATTGTTG CCCAGAAATTCCACACAATCAACTTCCACAATTGTGAGGTCAGGAAAGCTCTTTCAAAACAGGAAATGAGCGCCATATCCACTAACAGGGGTG GCAGGAGTGGAGGATCCGGGAACTTTATGGGCAGAGGTAGTAATTTTGGAGGTGGTGGCAACTTCGGTCGAG gtggctaCGGTGGAGGACGAGGTGGTTATGGGGATGATTTTGACAGTG GTCCAGGAGGAAATTATGGTGGAGGACCGGGTTATGGAGGGGGCCGAGGGGGCTATGGGGGCGGTGGGCCAGGGTATGGCAACCAGGGAGGAGGATTTGGTGGCAACTGCGATGGAGGTTACGGAGGAAATGATGGAg GATATGGAGGAGGTGGAAATTATAACGACTTTGGAAATTATGGAGGACAACAGTCTAACTATGGGCCCATGAAGGGAAACAACTTTGGTGGCAGAAATTCGGGTGGACCCTATGGCG GCGGCTATGGCTCAGGTGGCGGCGGAGGAGGCGGCGGCTATGGCTCACGGCGATattaa